In a single window of the Danio aesculapii chromosome 20, fDanAes4.1, whole genome shotgun sequence genome:
- the ephx1 gene encoding epoxide hydrolase 1 → MYLEVAVALVLGLVVALIFLKNRKTVLKVQDGWWGVGTCPQGPEDDSIRPFKVETTPEEIEDLHRRLDQTRSFPSLEDSQFNYGFNSKYLEKVVSYWKKEFNWGNQLDKLNKYPHFKTKIEGIDIHYVHVKPKNLPEGTRAVPLMMVHGWPGSFYEFYGIIPLLTEPSSPDDVTFEVICPSIPGYGFSEASHKKGFDTVCAAHIFNKLMKRLGFTQYYVQGGDWGSMITTNMAQLEPNAVKGLHINFAPPAQGSLLMGLSLIFGRRFPKLFGFTEHDVKRLFPCMNNLVVDALRETGYMHIQATKPDTAGRGLNDSPVGLAAYILEKFSTWTDPEFKKLEDGGLERKFSLDDLLTNVMIYWTSGCIISSMRFYKENFGKGLNQPHAKLPVHVPTGVASFPNELLHTPKLWVTDKYRNLKSYTPIARGGHFAAMEEPQLLAEDVQNFVKIVENRKRK, encoded by the exons ATGTACCTAGAGGTGGCAGTGGCATTGGTGCTCGGACTGGTGGTCGCTCTGATATTCCTAAAAAACAGAAAGACTGTCCTAAAAGTGCAGGATGGGTGGTGGGGTGTGGGAACCTGTCCCCAAGGACCAGAGGATGACAGTATCCGGCCATTTAAAGTTGAGACGACTCCTGAAGAGATTGAA GATCTGCACCGTAGGCTAGATCAGACCCGCTCCTTTCCTTCACTTGAAGACAGCCAGTTTAACTACGGCTTTAACTCAAAATACCTTGAGAAGGTTGTGTCTTACTGGAAGAAGGAATTTAACTGGGGGAACCAATTGGATAAACTGAACAAATATCCTCATTTCAAAACTAAAATCGAAG GCATTGATATTCACTATGTTCACGTGAAACCGAAGAACCTGCCTGAGGGAACCCGCGCTGTACCACTGATGATGGTTCATGGATGGCCAGGCTCTTTTTATGAGTTTTACGGCATCATCCCCCTGCTCACGGAGCCATCTAGTCCAGATGACGTAACCTTTGAAGTCATTTGCCCCTCGATACCTGGTTACGGTTTTTCAGAAGCATCACATAAGAAAG GTTTTGACACAGTATGTGCTGCTCATATATTCAATAAGCTGATGAAGCGGCTTGGATTCACCCAGTACTATGTTCAGGGAGGAGACTGGGGGTCCATGATTACCACTAATATGGCTCAGCTGGAGCCCAA TGCTGTAAAAGGTCTCCACATTAACTTCGCTCCCCCTGCACAAGGAAGTCTTCTTATGGGCTTATCTTTAATTTTTGGCCGACGATTCCCCAAACTCTTTGGCTTCACTGAACATGATGTGAAACGTCTATTCCCCTGCATGAACAATCTTGTAGTGGATGCTTTGAGGGAGACTGGATACATGCACATACAGGCCACTAAACCTGACACTGCAG GCCGTGGCTTGAATGACTCCCCTGTTGGTTTGGCTGCTTACATTTTGGAGAAATTTTCAACCTGGACCGACCCTGAATTTAAGAAGCTTGAGGACGGTGGACTGGAGAG GAAGTTTTCTCTTGATGATCTTCTGACAAATGTGATGATCTACTGGACTTCTGGGTGCATTATATCCTCCATGCGTTTCTACAAGGAGAACTTTGGCAAAGGCCTAAACCAGCCTCATGCAAA GCTTCCAGTTCACGTTCCGACAGGTGTGGCTTCTTTCCCCAATGAGCTTTTGCACACCCCAAAACTGTGGGTAACAGACAAATACCGTAATCTCAAGTCTTACACACCCATTGCTCGTGGAGGCCATTTTGCAGCTATGGAGGAGCCGCAGTTACTGGCTGAGGATGTGCAGAACTTTGTCAAGATCGTAGAGAACAGGAAGCGAAAATGA
- the slc5a6a gene encoding solute carrier family 5 member 6a has product MGDTVQMHFSTVDYVIFVVLLVASAGIGLYYAFSGGRQRTTQEFLLADRSMRCLPVSLSLLATFQSAVAILGAPSEIYTYGTQYWFLGCSYFLGLLIPAHIFIPVFYRLRLSSAYQYLELRFSKSVRICGTVTFIFQMVIYMGVVLYAPALALNAVTGFDLWGAVLAMGLVCTLYTALGGLKAVIWTDVFQTIVMFAGQLAVIVVGTHQAGGIAEVWRKAQNGSRIAGLDLNPDPLERHTFWTLGVGGVFLMLALYGVNQAQVQRYLSSRTEKEAIMSCYAVFPCQQVVLTLGCLMGLVMYARYGEESPLDQGYVTTNDQMVLYFVMDVLRDLPGLPGLFVACLFSGALSTISSAFNSLATVTMEDLIKPHVPAMTEARATLLSKMLALAYGLVCLAMAYIASLMGSVLQAALSIFGMVGGPLLGLFCLGMFFPWANSTGALVGLASGLVMAFWIGIGSFVSRMSPSALPLINATIIPDVGNMTTAVMTTLTTTKPRPSGVQALYSLSYMWYSAHNSATVVVVGLLVSFLTGPWKEKDLNPGTIYPVLGSLLFFLPQRYREKLCCVTPLENKSKDLDRQPYQMAQKESNGVACTKEEDKLREEEGERITAQPTCNLAHTLQETAL; this is encoded by the exons ATGGGGGACACTGTCCAAATGCACTTCAGCACAGTGGATTATGTGATTTTCGTCGTGCTGTTAGTGGCATCCGCAGGAATCGGCCTTTACTATGCCTTCTCAGGGGGTCGGCAGAGGACCACACAGGAGTTCCTGCTGGCTGACCGGAGCATGCGCTGCCTTCCCGTATCACTTTCACTGCTAGCCACCTTTCAGTCAGCCGTGGCCATCCTGGGTGCCCCGTCTGAGATCTACACCTATGGCACACAGTACTGGTTTCTGGGCTGCTCCTACTTTCTGGGCCTGCTCATTCCTGCACACATTTTCATCCCAGTTTTCTATCGCCTCCGCCTCAGCAGCGCATATCAG TATCTGGAGCTTCGTTTTAGCAAAAGTGTTCGGATATGTGGCACTGTGACCTTCATTTTTCAAATG GTAATCTATATGGGAGTTGTTCTGTATGCTCCTGCACTTGCACTTAATGCAG TAACAGGGTTTGACCTTTGGGGGGCAGTGCTGGCAATGGGATTAGTTTGCACACTTTATACAGCATTG GGTGGTCTAAAAGCGGTGATCTGGACAGACGTGTTTCAGACAATCGTGATGTTTGCAGGGCAGCTGGCAGTGATCGTGGTGGGCACACACCAGGCAGGCGGCATTGCTGAAGTGTGGAGGAAAGCACAAAACGGCAGCCGTATCGCAGGCCTTGA TCTGAACCCTGACCCTTTAGAGAGGCACACGTTCTGGACTCTAGGAGTTGGAGGTGTTTTTCTCATGCTGGCTCTGTATGGAGTGAACCAGGCTCAGGTCCAGAGATACCTCAGCTCCCGCACGGAGAAAGAGGCCATCAT GTCCTGCTATGCGGTGTTTCCTTGTCAGCAGGTTGTGCTCACATTGGGCTGTTTGATGGGTTTGGTTATGTACGCTCGATATGGGGAGGAAAGCCCTCTGGATCAGGGCTACGTTACAACTAATGATCAG ATGGTGTTGTATTTTGTAATGGATGTGTTGAGGGATCTTCCTGGTTTGCCAGGACTATTTGTCGCTTGCCTTTTTAGTGGAGCTCTCAG CACAATCTCATCTGCCTTTAACTCTCTGGCAACAGTAACCATGGAGGACCTGATCAAACCTCATGTCCCAGCCATGACAGAGGCCCGCGCCACTCTGTTATCCAAAATGTTAG CTCTTGCCTATGGGCTTGTGTGTTTGGCTATGGCGTACATCGCATCCTTAATGGGCTCTGTGCTGCAG GCAGCACTCAGTATTTTTGGGATGGTGGGAGGACCTCTACTTGGTCTTTTCTGTCTCGGGATGTTTTTCCCTTGGGCCAATTCCACT ggtGCTCTGGTTGGACTGGCATCAGGACTGGTCATGGCTTTCTGGATTGGCATCGGCAGCTTTGTTTCACGAATGTCTCCATCTGCACTACCTTTGATCAATGCCACCATCATACCCGATGTGGGAAACATGACGACAGCTGTCATGACAACACTCACCACAACTAAACCCAG GCCTTCTGGAGTTCAGGCTCTGTACTCTTTGTCATATATGTGGTACAGCGCTCATAATTCTGCCACAGTTGTGGTAGTGGGACTGCTGGTCAGCTTTCTTACAG GACCCTGGAAGGAGAAGGATTTAAACCCAGGTACGATTTATCCAGTACTTGGAAGTTTGCTGTTTTTTCTGCCCCAACGCTACAGGGAGAAACTCTGCTGTGTAACTCCTCTGGAAAACAAG TCCAAAGATCTGGACCGACAGCCTTACCAGATGGCCCAGAAAGAGAGCAATGGTGTAGCCTGCACTAAAGAGGAAGACAAACTCAGGGAAGAGGAAGGAGAACGGATAACTGCCCAACCGACTTGTAACCTCGCCCATACTCTACAAGAAACAGCCTTGTGA